The following nucleotide sequence is from Stigmatopora nigra isolate UIUO_SnigA chromosome 8, RoL_Snig_1.1, whole genome shotgun sequence.
CTACaaattcaacatttatttttatttattaactccaAAAAGGGAAGATCTATGGTGGCCTTCAGTAtatgtttattctttttttctgtcaaggTTGACAAGGGATTCCCCCTGCTTCAAGGATGAGTTGGATATAATGAAATTTATTTGTAAAGACTTCTGGACAAAAGTATTCAAGAGGCAGGTGGACAATCTCAGAACTAATCACCAGGTAAAAGTCAAATCTAATCATATTCATCATTTCTAATGAAAAATCACATCTTACATTTGTTTATCTTCTTCTTTAGGGCACTTATGTATTGCAGGACAACAAATTTAATCTGCTGACACAGCTCTCCAatggtaaacagtacttggatcaaGCACCAAAGGTAAggacacattttaaaacattttttctttattaggaATTACTTGCAAACCCCCCAATTTTCatgtgtatttttcccccctttagtacCTCGCTTTTTCATGTGGTGTGGTGCGAGGTGCTTTATCCAATTTAGGCCTTGAAAGTGTAGTCACAGCGGAGGTTTCTGTAATGCCATCATGTAAGTTTGAATcttgtttgtcatttaaaatacaaGGAAATTGTCATAAATtaaattttatcatttaatatcTGTTGACATGACATTTTATCAATGTCAAGTTTGTTGTCATTGctgttatattttatatttaataatatactatcattttaaatttgttaaaTTCAAATAATGAGTGTAATGATTTCTTTCTTTGCAGGTAAATTTCAAGTTGTCATCCAGAAATTATGACAAAGTTCCATCCCACCTTGCTGCTTTGTTCAAGTACCCTTGTCTATATCAAGTCTTATTAATATTACAAAGAAGCAAAGAAGCTCTCATTCTTCTTTCATGTTAATTatagaaataattaaaacagtTCCCATGATGCTCAAGTAAGTAGGTTTGGTTCCTTCACTTGTTGAAaccagaaaatgatttattttttttgccaaatgtttgctttttttctcttttagttTATGATAAATGCTTTTGTCTACCATTCTATGAAAATGAACACAAGCGCTAAATGCTCAAATTGTCATTTCTGGTTGATAGTGTGTTGTCTTTTTGCAATACTCAATGATAAAATATACCTTATAAAGTTTTCAGTGAATTCACTCCAATGTTTATGCCTACTCAACTTTTGTTCACGTCAGTGTTTTTCatctaattttaaaatattttttaaaagtccctATTTTAAGTCTAAAACAGTACACTTTTCAGTATTGTATTTCATCGCACAAAGAAGTACCATCGTTTGACTAactcaaaaagtaaatgctatttttgttttagCCACAAGAGGGTAGTATAGCGTTACCATTCTGCTGTCGACGGTAAAGCTAAAAACAATGTTGGTTCCATAGATATCATTTATGAAATATAAGACAAATGTGAAAAGACGCAGGTGGAATtccgtgttttttttagttagttAGTTTGTCAGCCCTGCAGGTCTTCGGTCAAGGGATCgattccaggtcagtcctcactgtgtggagttagcatgatCCCCTGGGCTTTTGTGGGACTTACATTAACAATTTGATTGCCATTATAAATGTTTTACATGTTCAACAAGGtcacttatttttaatgtaacccATTCCTCCTACTTTTTGATCATATATAAATAGTTGCTGTATTGATAGGAATCACTGGTGTAAGTATATTCatacacactttttttaaaatttagattttaatgtCCCACTTCCATTCAGGATAGAAACATTTGCAACAAGTATTCAAACTGTAAGTTGACTGAGGCAAATGTGAGCATGCATTTGCTCCAAACCCACTTAAAACTTGAAATGTACAAATCCTgtctgaaaataaaacaagtctGCGGGCAGGATTAGGGAGGGTGAAAGCCAGTGAGATGGAGGCAGGGGTGGGAATTGGGGGTGGGAATTGTAGAAATCAGGAGGCGGGTGGGAGACTTGAGTGAGGGGAAATGGGGTAGAGAGAATTAGAAGCTTCTGTGGGAGGCTTGAGGgaaattaaatgttaaaaagaaGAGTTTATGACAGAAATGGGGGAAGACAGGATGAGCCCAAAAAGGGTGCAAATTCAAAGAGTGGTACAGCATATCTGTCCTTAATGTCCTGGTTTTATTGAATGCTAACATCATGAGTCATTTTTATGAGTAAAATACCCCTGAATAACCCATATATAAATGCTAAACCAAGTGATAAGAAAATGTGGAGAAAGTTAAGAAATGCCCCCAATGCTATATCTCAAGGTAATTAATCATATTGATTTGATCAAACTCCTATTTGTTCTGGTGTATTCAATATGTATACATTTCCAATTTGGATAATTGTTCCAAAATGCCTTGATCGATGAAATTTTtcactaaaattaaaaagacagaAGCTCTAAACCCCCACTATTGAGTTGTTTTCAATCTTCCTGGAACGATCCAGTAGGATGCCACAAACTCCTTTCACAGGAGCtcgtagtttttttttgttttctcctcCCACCCACCCTTAGTTTCAGCCTCTTTCTGTTTTAGCTTAGTTATTCAACTTCCTTCACTCATGCATAGTGAGAATGAGTCTCTTATTCTTACACACGAGCATAAACTTTGTCTCTATGGGCCATATGTTGACCCGTGGTGGACCTGAATGCGGCCATCTGCCTTCCTTTCCTATGCCCCACAGGGCAAGAGTGTGGGAGAATGTCTTTCAGATACAATAcagcacacacaaatgcatgcCTTTAACCCCTTAGCCACTAATCACTCCCAGACAGCCCCTCATGTTAAAATTGCCAATTTAATCATCCTtgaaagagtatagatttaaGTTATATAGAAGTGCTTGCCATCTATCATCTGCCTTTGgtccttctccatttttttgacaattttactAGCTTACATTAAATTGGAAGTGTCTTCTTGAAAACCTCTTTATTCTCATCCAATTTTATTTAGTGTTGATTTGATCCAACAAAATACACATTGCTCAAGTGTCAAGCAAGTCACAAAGTATCTCCCTACTTTACATCTTTGCCTTTACTCAGTGCATAGTTGTGCATTGTGGATTGGACTTTTGTCAACGGCGTGTAATGCaaggaaacaaaaatacaacCTAGTGAAAAGAGATTCATAGCAGTGTTGTGCTAATGAAGCCAATAGCTCCCAATAGCCCTATAAACTGCTGAAGCTGCAGTGTGAGAGGGACAGTCCCGAAGgagtgaaataaagaaaggaacGATGAACAGTGTGAGGGGTTGGACTGTCTTGGTGGCAAGTTTAGAGAGAAAGGAAATGGGTGGGAGACCAAACTCTGTAAGATTAAACTCTCAAACAAAGGGCTTCTTATCTCTGCATGAGATCTCCATGGAAAGCCTAGCTCTGTCATACAGGCTCGAGTGAGCTTGGGGGAGCGCATGCACCTATTCCatttttcacccttttttttttgcaaatgcatGTAAACAGAATATCCAGAGTCACACATAATCATTGTTTATGATAAACTAATCAAAATGCCTACAAAAATGTTGTTAGGGGAATTGGTGGTAGTTTTGCTGCTCAAATTTAAATACACAAGTTGCAGTACCATTACCATCTGTAATATTCTTGAATAATATCCATCTGTACAACCTCCTGATTTGGTACAAACTTTATTCCAATGTATTTGATAGTATTATTATGCGTGTCAACTCAAAGACAAGTAGGAGTCTGTACTAGCTTACTTAAGGGCAAACCCTAAATGCCAAGCAATcttatttttcaatttgtctACTTAAGGTTAAAATGAGAAAGATCTGGGAGAcctttatatataaaaatgcctttatttgaaaaacaaatgtggaaaaaaaactcaaatatatTAAACTTGAGACAAGCATGAACAACTCAAAGCCCTCtataaatatgttaaaataaattaaactaatTAATTTACTAAAAAGGTATCACCTAGGAAACGACGGGCCTCAAAATGATGAGAGAAAAAGGGCCCTTTTAAATAACGCAACAGGATTTCGTCAACTAACCAACTAACTTTAACACACAACACTGGTAACATTTCTAGAAGATTTAGCTTTACTTTGCTGGCTCTTGCTCAAatgatgcaaaaagaaaaaaaacaaggtgttCTTTGCAAATAGTCAGTGCACTTGACacaaagagggggaaaaaaatctgggaaTGTTTGTCATAGTTCAAGCCTTATATCTGTTGTTTTGTCCTGTTGGAAATAAACTAGTGTAATGGCATCTGGTTAGGTCCCTCTGACTGATTAACTCAAAGCTCCAATTTTGACGTTACTATGGTCAACAAATAACTGAACCAGTAATACAACATTCCAGTAACATCTGATCAAGGGATTCCTTTTTTCTTGATACAACAGACATTAAAGACTTGTTTCGTAATTAATAATTGACAGAGGAGCAACAGTTTTGAGTTTGAggccaacaaaataaaataaaaaatatattaaaaaaacactccctCATCAGGAACAAACTAGCAAACTATTCAACATGACCTGTGAAATTACAGGTACTTTCAAGTtgtttaaaaacacaacaacaagctTTAAAGCCTCTGAACTGAGGCCAGTGACCCCACCATAACCTCAGACTGCACTGTTTGGCAGAAAGAACAgcttataaaacaatacagtacAGTGCTACTTAAACTTTAGGCCACACAGTGTCCTGATTCTGCCATTCTTaacatttaaagacaaaatgcaAGCTCTTTGGCTTTGACAATCACATTTGGACAGTTATCACTTTGCCATTTGTGTTTCTTATCCATCATCaccattgggaaaaaaacatccaaaatatgGCAATTTATGTAACATGTAGATATGGGTCAAATTTGGGTATGTAGAGGCTACTGTGTTAAGGTATGAGGGTGGGAAAGCCTAAAGGCAGACCCCAGCAGCATCTTCAGGTACTGAGAGCTGACTGAATACGGCGAGACGTTTCCCGTCATTGGTGCAGGAATCCAATCCACTAAGCGAGCTAGTAGAGCTGCTCCCGTCCTGGTCCTGATCTGAGAGAGAGGTATAGGACAGGGACCTTGTGTCGAGTGACTGGGAAAAGAACGTGGAAGGGCCAGGGCTCCGCCTCAGGGACGGGGATGCAGAGGGAGACAGACCAGAAGGGGAACAGCCAGAGTCAGGGGAAGGGAGGAAGGGGGGGCGCTGATCCACAATAGTAGGGGGCTGGTATGGAGGGTTAGGAGAGGCCTCAAAGGTAGGAGAATCCATCTCCAAAAAGACATTAGAAAGGAGATCGGTGATATCAGCACAAGGGGGAGAGGCAGATGGTCCTCGTGAGAAAGAAGCAATCGGGTGATGAGTCGAAAGACTTTGCTGGGGTGCAGAGGGAAACCCAGAAAAGCTGACACTCTGTCTGACGAGTGGGATTCTGTGGGAGCGTGTCGAAGGAAGAGACAGGGGTGTAAATgctgaggaggaagaagaactGCGCATGTGATTTTTCTCCTCCTCATTGTTGTGGACAAAGTGGCATCGGATCCCGTAAGGGCAGAAGCCTATGGTGTGGAAGGTACGACATGGTTCGGTTTTGTACTTTGGATGTCTGCTGAGATCTCGCACCTCCTCAGTACCGTGGGCAAATTGGCACTTGCCACCATACTTGCACATACCGTTCTCTGTAAAGGAGCGACACAGTTCTGTTTTGTAGCGAGTGGAGGATGAGGCGGAGGTGGATGAGGACGCGATGGTGTTCAGGAGGGTGGGGCTGAAGCCTTCTTGAGGGTCCTTCACCTCTGAATCAAGCCAGCTGAGATTTGCGGCTGTGGCACTGCAGGTCTCCACCATACTGACTGAGCGCTGTGATAGGAAATGTTGCTTTCGCCACTGGCTGGAACTTGGAGGAAGGCAAGCCTGTTGCTTCTCTGGCTTTTGCCCCCAAATAGAGGACGACAGATAGACATTGTCTGGTGGGCTGGTGTCTAGAGAAAGGGACGAGTTGCAACTACGTTGATGTCCAATGTAGCCTGGTGTCTTCATTGCTAGGCTGAATGAGGACAGTGGACTGTCTTCCTCTCTCAGATGAAGACTCAGTAATTTCTGCACAAAGTGGAAAAGAAAATAAGTCCCCCAAACGACATTAAGAGCCTCCAACAAAATTGTTTTAGCTTTTGCATGACATAATAACTCCAGTAAAAACACATCTACAAAACAGCAGACCAGTTGTTTAGGTTTACGTCATTAAAAGTGTACTTTAAGATGCCGCCATCTCATTTCCCCTGAGGTTTGTAAACCATCAGCTGACTAGCAAATTTTATGTGAATACCAACATCCCATTTTTGAAAAGTTGTATCTAAAGTGGTATATAATTTGCTGCAAAACCCTGCAGGAGTGCGACAATAAACTACTAGACAACAAAATCTGATGGCAGAATACAAAACAAGTGAGAAAATAATATGACAAAATAATACAGTATACTCAATGTAAGAGCATTCATTGCATGCACCTACAAATGCCTATAGGTCATTCAAATTCAGTTCACTAAAAAGTCAAAACTTTACAGATAAATTCAAGAAACTGGATGATTACTTGCAGCACACCAGATCAAAAATAGTTGCAGCAAAGCGATGGTGAATCCACGTGATAAACTTTTTCAAATCTGAACTACAAGTTTTCAAATCAACTATTTTAGAATTACAGTTAACTACATACTTTGAGGGTTTACATTACACGATCTTTAGAACTATTCTAATCTTTTCAGAATATGATCAGCCCTTAAAAAGCCAACCAGGCTAGGCCAGGCTAACCCAAACGCCACGCATTTATCACATCGGAGAAGGATTACTTACTTACACTAACTTTCGCACGGTACAAACAGGAAACTTGAATCAACAGAAGCAAAGTTGTGTCCCCCGATCTTTAAACTTTAGTCGATATAGCCATCTTGTGCTTGTACATTCCGGTTTGTTGTGTGcgtgttttgttttgcttttcccCCCTAtatgagtttgtttgttttaccttGCGCATCGTCTCATCCAGGCCAGCGAACTGTTCGAGGTGGTATGAAGGCATGTTTCAACGTGCTCCGGTCCGCTCCCGCAGCGATAAACGCGACCCAGTTTGCGGCATGAGTCGATTCGAAGTTTCTGGTAAGGGAGCGGAGTGCTAAACAGGCGCAAGACACCGACCACGTGTGGCTTTAAAAGCGGACATCGAGGCTGCAGACCACGCCCACGCCTCCCATCAACCAGCCAGTCCAAAAGTTGTTTTCACTGGGGTAAGCAATCGCAGTTCTCCTCATCGTTTGTTTGTTAGCTCTATTTGATAAATTGACACAGGTAACTACTTTTTAACTTTCCCCCCTAGAAAACAAGGCTCTGTTACATTGTTTGTATCGATAACTACATGTGAAAGTGGAAGAAAGGGAAGTTAAATGACTCCTTATCTTGCAGAAACAGTGCATGATGACCCTTAATGTGGTCTACCACAGGTTTCAACTATAATTGGTGCGAGATAGTTTTCAATTGAAAACTTTTTCAAGATAAattgcaaactgcacacagttGGACTGCACAGTTGAATTGTGCAGTCCagctgtgtgcagtttgcatgttctccctgcgcctgcatgggttttctccgggtactttgatttcctctcacattcatTTAACACATTTGGATGTGTTTCCATATTCTGAGGGTCAACCAAAGCGAAATGTATTCAAAGTGTGAACAACAGGTTATTAGTATATAGGGCAACAACACACAGTGTAATTAGTTCTTAGTCTAAAGATTGTCCCTCCGTATTTAGCCTGAGATTAAAACTAGCAGTGTTAACAAGAATTTGACGAGAAATCAACGACTTTAAGTGCCATGAGACAAATAGGCCCCATCAGATGTGGTCAGTTGCATTATCACAAGCATTATCTGCAAACAAGCTCTTTGGTTGGTGAGTTTAGTTTAATTCTATAAACAATTTTCTTTGGGATTTTGGGGGCTTACTGGGCATGTAGGAGGGATCTGAAAAGGGGTGGGGGTGCACTATGTAGGAGAACTCCTGAAAGGGACTGTTACTTCTTGTTGAGTCCAGCTGGGAGAGAGTACTATTGATGAACAATGAGCTCAATGAGCTGCAGGAGGAAATAACAAACTAATATATACCCCAAACCCAGATGAGAGAAAGGAGGAAAGAAGGGATTGTTTGGTGGTGTGAGGGGTGTTATATTGAAATTATGAAAGAAAACACTACTGTTGATAAAGAATTTAACTAGGAATGttgtattagattagattagataagtTTATTCATTCGAGAAatgtcactgtca
It contains:
- the trappc6bl gene encoding trafficking protein particle complex subunit 6B, like encodes the protein MADDALFEFLHMEIVAHVYRDPQSSKGEADNKERASRVSTLEAMGYRVGQGIIERLTRDSPCFKDELDIMKFICKDFWTKVFKRQVDNLRTNHQGTYVLQDNKFNLLTQLSNGKQYLDQAPKYLAFSCGVVRGALSNLGLESVVTAEVSVMPSCKFQVVIQKL
- the LOC144200053 gene encoding mRNA decay activator protein ZFP36L1-like, translated to MPSYHLEQFAGLDETMRKKLLSLHLREEDSPLSSFSLAMKTPGYIGHQRSCNSSLSLDTSPPDNVYLSSSIWGQKPEKQQACLPPSSSQWRKQHFLSQRSVSMVETCSATAANLSWLDSEVKDPQEGFSPTLLNTIASSSTSASSSTRYKTELCRSFTENGMCKYGGKCQFAHGTEEVRDLSRHPKYKTEPCRTFHTIGFCPYGIRCHFVHNNEEEKNHMRSSSSSSAFTPLSLPSTRSHRIPLVRQSVSFSGFPSAPQQSLSTHHPIASFSRGPSASPPCADITDLLSNVFLEMDSPTFEASPNPPYQPPTIVDQRPPFLPSPDSGCSPSGLSPSASPSLRRSPGPSTFFSQSLDTRSLSYTSLSDQDQDGSSSTSSLSGLDSCTNDGKRLAVFSQLSVPEDAAGVCL